ctacgggagtagtcatattgaatatgttgcaaggtgctgtgcgatcATAGACAGCAATGGGTCATAAACGTCGTCGAcgtcgtcgccttctgtgtcctcgtcgtcggaaTGTGTGACCGCCcggacctctcccgtgcggcaatatacgcaacagaagcatcccagccccaatattgtcaGCCCAGTGCCgagaagtgtatcatttttgcaattaaattgCAACGGTCTTTTAGGGAAAatcgacgagattgtggatttaattagtcggatgaacatattggtcgcagcaatccggaagacaaagctgaccaacacctgcagcttgcacagatATCACGGATACAATGTACTACGTACGAATCGCTCAAGGAATAGAGGTAAATATAGActcatctcgcctgcgcctggcgctagtgagcCTTACATGGAGTGCaaggggatagcagtcaggtccggtactgcatAGCTTTGACAGAGCAGATTTGAGGCTCTACATTTGCACGGTGAAAGAGGATGCCCCATTAGGAGTACGAGGAGGGGTagcagcgagctgaatctgaaaataaacagggtagtcaacgaacataggcgtaatttgtggctggaacacttggagcaatgtaacttaggcaccggtttaggcaagatgtggtctactgttaagtcccTCTCGAACTCCGGTAGACGGGATAACAAGACCTcaatcacttttggcgacgtaaacgtgactgattcgaagagaagcgccaggttgttcaaccgttaaattattgtgcatcccgagagtgacagggcaaggaggagagccattcaccgtaaccgtagtctccgagccgatggacagccatcacagtAATATATAacagtgggcgaagttacgaatgttatccgtggcgccaaatcatccaaggctttGGGCTCCGACGGAAACTCTCCACTGATTCTGAAGAATCtgaatttacctggagttgagtaccttactactgtcctcaacttgtctttgaacactcttatagttccccatgtctggaaaatgggcagagtgatcccgctactgaagcctggaaagggccCGATGTTGGGGAGTCGCACAGACCGATATTCCTCCTCTCACctgtagcaaagacgcttgaggcattagtcgtaccgagcctcgtaggagaacttccattcgccgagcatcaacacggatttcgaagcACGAGAACTGCTTTGCATcctatcaccgcacacatttgccgataggacggtcctcgtagcacccatcgaaggcattcgacacggtcagccatgccaaactatttgaggacatcgccaacacgtccctccagcccgGCCTGAAATGCTCGATCATGAAttgtctgtgtggtcgccagtcatttgtggaattaaggataagaagtcaaagcaccgtagagtgaaacagggagttccccaaggcggagtGATACCTccagcactgtttaacctccacCTATCTTCCATTCCAGCCCCTatagacggcatagagatcgtatcatatgtgtacaattgtacgatcatggcatcatggccctccacccattgttgacatctgcgacagGTTGAACGtatacctcaacgaacttgcctcatatttcgctgcaagaaatcttaaAATATCTGCCAACAATTCTTCAGcaacattgttcactacaaatacgcgtgaggtaaatgccgagctgactgtgatggtcgatgaaggaatgattccgaccatcaagtgctcaagtcacttgccggcagcacttggggtgcagacaaagaaccTTTGTTGATCACGTAGAAACCAATTGGCCGGTCAGTCGTAAGttgtgcagcgccagtgtggtctcgtcagctctgtgacatgcAGTTGGATAATATTCtgttgtcagaatgccgccctccgaactgcgatggACTGTCTCCTCCGGGGACAaatctccatcaggagacaaagatcctaccattgCAAAGACATatctacatgctgtctaagcaataccttttgggctgttatcgcagagaccatctaaatcatcatattgtggatagatacccaccacccagaAGGCAgaagagcaaggattgatgccgacgtgcaagatataTGTCCCAAATCTgatcagggaccacacgatacacgtcacgttcaactgcccagccagatccctctggacgcaccctatCCCtctcgcagagttcctggatcttgacacacAAAgtaatcaagcagacgaaagatagaacacaacaaactgctacaaaaaTAACAACCGTAGGTTTTGActgtgttgttgttatagcagtaagttgtacactgaggcggcagcccttgccgatgaaggactccatcgtgTCAAGACGGTATGTACTACCGGCTGCCATGTGATTGAATTATCTTGGTATTTATACATATGTTGAAAAAAACGTACCAATATTTGAGGTCAACCTACCAGGAGATAATACACCTACCAATTTTTCACTTAATACAACGATAAAAACCGCGGTGCCAAAATAGAACCTTGTGGAACTCCTCTTTTAAGTTGCAAAGGCTGGCTTCTCCTATGGCCTCCAACATACGTCCGAATTTGTTAGCAATGAATTGGACAATCAATCATATATTATTGGTAGAaagtaacatttttatttttataaccttTTCTGTTGGTGGAGTTTCGATAggaaaatatacattttttaaagaACATATTTTTGAGGTTcaggttcaaaaaatttttaatgatctTACAGTGCtaaaaaaaagctaaaaacaACAGTATACTGAATCTTAACGTAAACTGGAAATTCTTTTCATAAATACAAGATTATATACCTATATAGTGAAGCAGCAGTCAACACATCATCTTACCCCTCTATGGCTCGATTTACTTCATCAGCTACTTCAAGAAGTCGTTTCCATTGAGTGATAGAAAGCGAAATACCTTTTTTTCCTGGCAACAACTCTCCATTTTTTTCGTAAAATTCGCGAATATCTATTAACTTCCGACCCCTAAATTCGCTTATGCGAATTTGGCGCAGTTTTTCCAAAGTCCACTGATTATTAACCGCATCTTTTTTGTCTTCCTTAGCATTTTGCTCTTTTGACTTTTTGGCTGGTGGTGCGCGCTACAAACCAAACTATCAGACTTACAATATCACAAATTCAAAACTACAATTTAAACTTACATCATCTGGCCCAGAATCACTATCGCTAGAACTAGACTGTTTCTTTGACTTCGGCATTTTAATTCCAAATCCTATATATCtgtaatataaatatatattaaaatggATAAATAATATTTTGCTGATGTAACATACGGAATACATAGGTATATTAAGGTATAgggaaattaaaatattaaaataattacCGTAAGAGCCGGTggcgcccgacctctcactgagactttccgctcgataccgctgattgtacgcggctgccgttgcagctactccatattgagcattccactatccacaacctgtgagAAATTtcgttccgatccaaaggaccgGTCGCCGCGTGAataaggtggccattggttatttaaaggcgccaataactcgtcatgtcatatcgagcatcgtaggcactcagtatttgtgcaagagccggtgacgcccgacctctcactgagactctctgctcgATACTTAATCGTGGAAAAACAAAGCAGGgtcttgttgtagccacatttttatgcggaagtggcgatcctcgtcaagctcctgtatatGAGCAATATCGTTCCGGTCTAAAGAACCTGTCGCCgcggaacaaggtggccattggttatttaaaggcgccaataactcgccttgtcatatcgagcgtcgcaggcactcagtatttgtgttaGAGCCGGTggcgcccgacctctcactgagactttccgctcgataccgctgattgtacgcggctgccgttgcagctactccatattgagcattccactatccacaacctgtgagAAATTtcgttccgatccaaaggaccgGTCGCCGCGTGAATaaggtggccattggtcatttaaaggcgccaataactcgtcatgtcatatcgagcatcgtaggcactcagtatttgtgcaagagccggtgacgcccgacctctcactgataACTCGtcatgtcatatcgagcatcgtaggcactcagtatttgtgcaagagccggtgacgcccgacctctcactgagactctctgctcgataccactgattgtccgcgactgccgttacagCTACTGCGTATTGAGCATtccggttatttaaaggcgccaataactcgtcatgtcatatcgagcatcgtaggcactcagtatttgtgcaagagccggtgacgcccgatctcactgagactctctgctcgataccactgattgtccgcgactgccgttgcagctactgcgTATTGAGCATTTCaacatccgcaacctgtgagcaatttcgttccggtccaaaggcgCAGGACCGGTCGCTgggggaacaaggtggccattggttatttaaagacgccaataactcgccttgtcatatcgagcatatcAGTATTTCTGCAAGAGCCAGTGGCGCCCgacctttcactgagactccgctcgataccgctgcagctactccgtattgaGCATTGCACAATCTGCAACCTACGGATGCGCCCTGTAACCTTCTCGTGACTGCAATGAACACACAGGTTGGACCCCaatattccagcctgtgtggtgatcAGAGCTTTCCTGTGCGGCGGCGTCTTCCTTgttctttgtgtttttttttggttgctcAAATAAGTTTGTAGCTAATTATTAAAATAgtaacacacacaaaaacattCATAactcaactgaaattttgctaataATATTTAATGTAATTAACTTACCAAGAAGTTCtgcaatttatttaattttctttctaGGAATCTCAGTCAATATCACCAGGTTCGTGGACTGTCCTGCGAGTCCAATTTTCTGGTTATTGTTTGTCCGGCGATTTCTATGCGTTCTGTCTCCTTGTTAGCGTAGCGCCAAAGTCGGCGGCTTGCTTGGATCA
The Stomoxys calcitrans chromosome 3, idStoCalc2.1, whole genome shotgun sequence genome window above contains:
- the LOC106094559 gene encoding RNA polymerase II transcriptional coactivator, whose product is MPKSKKQSSSSDSDSGPDDRAPPAKKSKEQNAKEDKKDAVNNQWTLEKLRQIRISEFRGRKLIDIREFYEKNGELLPGKKGISLSITQWKRLLEVADEVNRAIEG